One genomic segment of Acidimicrobiia bacterium includes these proteins:
- a CDS encoding tyrosine-type recombinase/integrase, with translation MAIPEALADMLAAHLARRGLTAADESALLFSAADGDLLEYANYRHRVWQPACVAAGLGTVTKHADTGRHGYEGLTFHDLRRANATALVQAGVDLKTAQARLGHSDPRLTLGIYAQTTTAADEGAAEALGAHFSRRPRDGRAIASA, from the coding sequence CTGGCCATCCCCGAGGCGCTCGCCGACATGCTTGCTGCGCACCTTGCCCGACGCGGCCTCACCGCGGCCGACGAGAGCGCGCTGCTCTTCTCTGCCGCAGACGGCGACCTGCTGGAGTATGCGAACTACCGGCACCGAGTCTGGCAGCCTGCCTGCGTCGCAGCGGGCCTCGGCACCGTGACCAAGCACGCTGATACCGGTCGCCACGGTTACGAGGGCCTCACGTTCCACGACCTGCGGCGCGCCAACGCGACGGCCCTCGTGCAGGCGGGCGTCGACCTCAAGACCGCACAGGCCCGTCTAGGCCACTCAGACCCTCGGCTCACGCTCGGCATATACGCGCAGACCACGACGGCCGCTGACGAAGGGGCCGCGGAAGCGCTCGGAGCGCACTTTTCGCGTCGTCCGCGCGATGGACGCGCGATCGCATCGGCCTGA
- a CDS encoding response regulator, with protein MSTILVAADAKWVRDQVKAACLAPGQHVIEVTRGQDVREAVKDYEPDVAVLDMQIANMGGVAVAIDLRLESGAGRLPDVSILLLLDREADRFLAKRADADAELVKPIDASTLRRTIDGLVAAGVGTTEGPETREG; from the coding sequence ATGAGCACGATCCTCGTTGCGGCTGACGCCAAATGGGTCCGTGACCAGGTGAAGGCCGCCTGCCTCGCTCCCGGCCAACACGTGATCGAGGTCACCCGAGGCCAAGACGTGCGCGAGGCCGTGAAGGACTACGAGCCCGACGTTGCCGTGCTCGACATGCAGATCGCCAACATGGGTGGCGTCGCGGTGGCGATCGACCTGCGGCTCGAGTCCGGCGCCGGCCGTCTGCCGGACGTGTCGATCCTGCTCCTCCTCGACCGCGAGGCCGACCGCTTTCTCGCCAAGCGCGCCGACGCCGACGCCGAGCTCGTGAAGCCGATCGACGCGTCCACACTGCGGCGCACCATCGATGGCCTCGTTGCCGCGGGTGTGGGAACGACCGAAGGACCGGAAACGCGCGAGGGCTAG
- a CDS encoding ArsA family ATPase: protein MTLAELVDTRHVVVCCGTGGVGKTTIAATLAIEGARRGRDAVVVTIDPAKRLANTLGLEHLSNTPHEIPRSLWRGDGDAAVHGRLHALMLDTKSTFDQLVGQYAENEEQAQRILANSFYRNVAGALSGTQEYMAMEKLYELHASGTFELIVVDTPPTRHALDFLDAPRRLMRLLDNRVFRLLMTPTRPAFRVTSAAAHAFVRTVARVVGREVIDDVIAFFRAFEGMEAGFRDRANQVMTLLGAPETAFVLVTTPRRDALAEGEYFADRLTEHHMSVEALIVNRVHPRYGGEPPEQLRARAAQLRSRNGEVDRDAAARLAARFTNLADFEEVAERERRELAGLEDRLGNASVAYVPELDHDVFDFSALHAVGRHLVGRLPPTHGTGAGSVTGG from the coding sequence ATGACGCTCGCCGAGCTCGTCGACACGCGTCACGTTGTAGTGTGCTGCGGCACCGGCGGTGTCGGCAAGACGACGATCGCCGCCACGCTCGCGATCGAGGGCGCGCGGCGAGGACGCGACGCCGTTGTCGTCACCATCGATCCCGCGAAGCGTCTTGCGAACACGCTCGGCCTCGAGCACCTGTCGAACACGCCGCACGAGATCCCACGGTCGCTGTGGCGTGGCGACGGCGACGCTGCGGTTCACGGCCGATTGCACGCGCTCATGCTCGACACCAAGTCCACGTTCGACCAGCTCGTGGGCCAGTACGCGGAGAACGAGGAACAGGCGCAACGCATTCTCGCCAACAGCTTCTACCGCAACGTCGCGGGCGCGCTCTCCGGTACGCAGGAGTACATGGCCATGGAGAAGCTCTACGAGCTGCACGCGTCCGGCACGTTCGAGCTCATCGTGGTCGACACTCCCCCCACGCGTCACGCGCTCGACTTCCTCGACGCGCCCCGGCGGCTCATGCGCCTCCTCGACAACCGGGTCTTTCGGCTGCTCATGACACCCACCCGCCCCGCGTTCCGCGTCACGAGTGCGGCCGCGCACGCGTTCGTACGGACGGTCGCGCGTGTCGTCGGACGCGAGGTCATCGACGACGTGATCGCGTTCTTCCGGGCGTTCGAGGGCATGGAGGCAGGCTTCCGCGACCGGGCCAATCAGGTGATGACGCTCCTCGGCGCGCCCGAGACTGCGTTCGTGCTGGTCACCACGCCGCGCCGTGACGCGCTGGCGGAAGGCGAGTACTTCGCCGATCGCCTCACGGAGCACCACATGAGCGTCGAAGCGCTCATCGTCAACCGCGTGCACCCGCGCTACGGGGGCGAACCCCCCGAACAGCTCCGAGCGCGCGCGGCGCAGCTCCGCTCACGGAACGGCGAGGTCGACCGCGACGCCGCGGCGCGCCTGGCGGCGCGCTTCACCAACCTCGCTGATTTCGAAGAAGTCGCGGAACGAGAGAGGCGCGAGCTCGCCGGTCTCGAGGACCGCCTCGGCAACGCCTCCGTCGCGTACGTGCCCGAACTCGACCACGACGTGTTCGATTTTTCCGCGCTGCATGCCGTCGGCCGCCATCTCGTCGGCCGCCTCCCGCCGACCCATGGCACCGGCGCGGGTAGCGTGACCGGCGGATGA